GGTGCTGAAGGGTTCCTGGATGAAGGAGCAGGAGGAGGCTTATGGTCTGGTCTGCAAGTGGGAGCCGCCCTATGAGGTGCTGCGCACCCGGTGGCTGTCTTACGAAGACGTGCGTCTGCTCAAAGGCATTGAGGAGATGACGGAGGTTTACTACAACAGCAGGCAGTTTGAATATACCATGGAAGAGCTTGAGCGGGAATTTGCCTCGCCCTTCCAGATGTATGAAGCATTATGGGATTACTATAGGAAGAAACGGCTTGAGGGACAGCAGCACCGAAGAAGCGCCCGTTATGAGATCCTGCTGGGATTCATTGAAGAGTGGATCCCCGGGAAACGGGAATATTTCCGGGAACTTCTGGTCTATGATTATTATCTGCGGGAGAATGCCAAGAGCAGGCCGGGATTTGCCGGGGAGGAGACGGTTCCCGCCGGGGAGGCGAGAGCCTTCTATGAGAAGGAGGCAAAGGAACGGGAGTTTCTTCCCGCCTATGGGGGATTTGATAAGAAGCAGCTGCGCAGGATGACCCACCTGGAGCGATTCCCGCATCTTGGGAAGACGGTTCTCTTTGACTATCTGGAGAGAAGCCCCCTTACGGGAGAAGCCAGGACCTGCATTCTGGATGGCGACCAAAAAGAGGAAAATATCACCGAAAATCTCAGGAATGTTTCTTGCAAAACGGAGACAAAAAGTATAAAATAAAACGAAGTGGGCAAAGAAAGGGAAAATAGATGAATTTTCATAACAGAAACACAAGACGCGTGATCGCGATCATTATCATGGTTGTGATCGTGGCGATGGTGGCGACATCAGTAATACCGTATCTGATGGCCTAGGGGATATAGAAAGAGAGTATGTAAGATGGCTGACAGGATCCGGCAAAGGAGACAACATCACAGAAAGCTGGCAAAAAAAAGGCGGAAAAGGGCTCAGGTTCTTTTTGGCCTTGTTTTGGTATGCGCGGCGCTTGCCTTTGGGATCACATATCTGATGTTATATCGATCTGTCTCAAAATATCCGGATCAGATCATCTGCGATCATGTATATATCGGGGCTATGGATGCCTCTGGCATGACAAAGAAGGAAGCGCTGCAGGCGTTGAAAGAGCACCTGGCAGAAGACCGGTCGAAGACGGTAACTCTTCGGGTGGGGGAAGAAAATGCGCAGGCGACACTGGAGGAAATGGGAATCTCCTATCAAAATATGGAGAAGACGGTAGATAAGGCTGTAAGCTATGGGAAGGACGGCGGAGTATTCAGCCGTTATATGAAGCTGCGAAAACTTAAGAAAGAGAAAGTAGTGATAAGTGAAAATATCCGTGTGGATCAGGAGCAGGCCACGGCAATCCTGAAAGAGAGGGTGGTTCCTATCGCGGATCACGCGCAGGATGCAGCGATCACCAGGACGGGGACAGGTTTTTCTATTGAGGAAGAGAAGGAAGGAACCACCGTTGATGTGGAAAAGTCCATCGCGGCGCTGGAAGAATATCTGAACAGCGGCTGGAATCATAAAGATTTTACGAAGGAAATGATCCTCAAAAAAGAGGAGCCGAAGATAAAGGCGGCGGATCTGGAATCTATACAGGATGAGCTGGGAACCTTTTCCACAGACGCCGGCGGCGGAGAGCGCTGGAAGAATCTTGAGACGGCGGCGGGGAAGTTGAATGGAATGATCCTGATGCCGGGTGATGAGGTGTCTGTTCACGATGCCACAGCGCCCTATGACGAGGAACACGGGTATGTGCCGGCTGGTTCTTACGAGAACGGGCAGGTGGTAGATACTTACGGAGGAGGAATCTGTCAGGTGTCTACTACATTATACAACGCGCTTCTTTATGCGGAGCTGGAAATTGTGGAGCGATATCCCCATTCGATGATGGTGAATTATGTAGACCCCTCCAGAGATGCGGCTATTGCCGGGGATACCAAAGATCTGACATTTAAGAACAACCAGGAAACGCCGATTTATATCGAAGGCGGGATTGATGATTCCAATCAGCTGCATTTTACAATATACGGGAAAGAGACACGGGATGAAAATCGCAGTGTGGAATTTGTCAGCGAGACCCTGGCGGAGGAAGAATACGAGGTAAAATATGAAGAGGATCCAAGCGCTCCGCTGGGGTCGGTATCGTATGAAGGAAGTCCGCACACAGGGAAATCTGCCAGGTTGTGGAAGGTTGTTTCTGAAAATGGAAAAGAAGTGGAACGAGAAATTGTTAACAACAGCCACTATAATAAATCCGATCAGATTATTAAGATAGGAACCAAGTCCGACAACGCAAGCGCGGCGGCTGCGGTAAGATCGGCCATCGCCACACAGGATTATTCTAAGATCATGGCGGCGATCGGTTAGGCGGGCCAGAGAAAAGGGAGAACAGGATGAGAGACAGAGTATTATCGCAGGAGCTGGCGATCGGATACGGAACAACGGAAAAAAGCGGGCTATACGCAGTGGTGACGGCGGTAAACGCCGTCATGGCCGCCGGGGCCGGAAGTGTAAGGGCCAGAGTGCGCATAGAATGCCCGGAAGGGACTGAGAAGGCACGGATCTATGGGATGATGAAACCGATCCGTGCCTTTTGTCGTAGAGAAGGGATTACTCTTATAGAAGACGGGATCCGGATCAGCCCGGCGGTGTCACGCGCTGTGACGGTGGCCGCTGCGGCGGGAGTGAAGGAGAGAGACAAGGAAGTGAAAGAGCCGGGGGCGGGGAAGGATATCCTGCTTACCAGCTGGGTGGGCCTTGGCGGAACGGTGCAGGCTCTGTGGGAGCGCCGGGAGGGGTTGGAGAAACGGTTTCCCCCGGGATTCCTAAGACAGGCAGGGGAGATGGAAGCCGGCCTTTTTGCCGGGAGAGAGGCGGCCCTTGCCTGGGAGCGGGGCGCAGGTTACGTACAGGCAGTAGGCGAGGGCGGCGTTAAGGCGGCGCTCTGGGAGATGGCCAAAGTTCTGGAATGCGGAGTGGATGTGGATCTGAAGGCGCTGCCCATCCGTCAGGAGACGGTGGAGATCTGCGAGTATCTGGGCCTGAATCCCTATCAGCTTTCTTCCACCGGCAGTCTGCTGATCACAGCCCCGGAGGGAGAAGCGCTGGCCGGGGAACTAGCGGCGGCGGGGATCCCGGCAGCAGTGGTGGGAACTCTTACAGATAACAATGACAAGATCCTGCGAAGCGGCGAAGAGGTGCAGTACCTGGATCGCCCCGCGCCGGACGAGATCCGGAAGATCTATACATAAGCGGAGGAAAAGACATGTTGAATATTGTGTTACATGAGCCGGAGATCCCGGCCAACACCGGAAATATCGGACGGACTTGCGTGGCCACCGGGACGCGCCTGCACCTGATCGAACCCCTGGGATTCCGGTTAAATGAGAAGAACCTGAAGCGGGCGGGGATGGATTACTGGGAAGACCTGGATGTGAGGACCTATATTGATTACCAGGACTTCCTGGAGAAAAATCCGGGAGCAAAGATCTATATGGCCACTACCAAGGCGGAGAGAGCGTACACAGAAGTCTCCTACGAACCGGACTGCTATATCATGTTCGGGAAGGAGAGCGCGGGGATCCCGGAAGAGATCCTGGTGGACCACCGCAAGACCTGTATCCGGATTCCCATGGCAGGCGGGATCCGTTCCCTGAACCTGGCAAATTCTGTGGCGGTGGTGCTGTATGAAGCGCTGCGCCAGAACCAGTTTCCGGGAATGGAACTCTCAGGACATCTCCACAGGCTGGAATGGTAAATTGCAAGAAATCTTGCAGAATTGTATGTAGGAAATCCCGGATATTGGGCAAAAAAATAATAAATTAATGGACTTATTGTTAAAATTATATTATAATTTTAAGAACAAGACTAAAAAAGGAGAAAAAGAGAGGTGGTGAACAAATGGTAGAAGAAACCATTAAAACCATCAGGGAGGCGGAGAAAGAAGCTGGGGAATTGGTGAAAAAAGCCGATGAAACTTGCACCGAAATCCTTGAGAACGCCGCCGCCGAGGCGAAGACGATAAAAGAGACTGCTAAAGAGAGCGCCACGAAGAAGGCGGAAGCACAGTTGGATGAGGCAAAGCGCGCAGGCGAAGAGACGATGCAAAAAGCAATGGAAAGTGTAGCGGCTCAGATCGCCGCTTTGGAGGAAAAAGCGCAGAAAAGTCAGGACGCCGCCGTGTCTGCGGTGATCGAGAAACTCATCTGATTTTGTTTAGGAAAAAAATTAAAGAAAAGGAGGGATGAGGCTATGGCAGTTTTGCAGATGCAAAGAATTAGTATCTGCGCGCTGAAGAAAGATCGTAAGGCAATTTTGGAAAAAATACAGTCCATGGGCATTATGGAGATGAACCAGATCGCGGAAGACGAAGAGGGCTTCGAGAAGATGGATACGTTAAGCGCCAGACAGCGTTTTGAGAAGATGGCTTCTCTTTCAGAGAACGCGCTGGATATTCTGGACATCTACGCCCCGGAGAAAAAGTCTATGTTTGCAGGCCTGGAAGGAAAAAAGCTTGTAGATTCCGGGCAGTTCACCAAGATCACGGACAGAAAAGACGCAATTCTGGAAGAGGCAGAACATCTGGTAGCCTGCAATAAGGAAATTGCAGAGCATCGAGCCGAGATCACAAAGCTGGAGAATCAAATTGAAGCGTTGGCGCCCTGGCTTAAGCTGGACGTGCCAATGAATTTAAAAGGCACCGGCAAGACAGAGATGCTTCTGGGGACCATGCCGGGAGAGACTCCGCTTGACGCGGTTTATGAGAAGATCGCGGAGGGCAGCCCGGAGACAGAAGCCGTGGACGTACAGATCATCCACAGTGATCAGGATGCCACCTATCTGGCTGTATTATGTCTGAAAAAGGATGCCACCGCAGTGGAAGAGGCTTTAAGAGCCGCAGGGTTCGCAAGACCTTCCCAGACGGCAGATGAGGTGCCCGCCCGGAAAACGGAGGAACTGAAAGGTCAGATCGGACAGTTGGATCAGAAGATCGAAGAGATCGAAGAGGAGATCAAAGCCTGTGCGAAGGACCGGGAGGATCTGAGAGTTGTAGGTGATTATTACCGGATGCGGGCGAAGAAATACGAAGTGCTGGGAACGCTCCCGCAATCACAGAGAACGTTTGTGATCAGTGGATATGTCCCCAGGAAAGCAGCGCCGGCTATCGAGAAAGCCATCGGGGAACATTATGACTGTGTGATCGATCTGGATGAGCTGAAGGAGGACGAGGAACCGCCTACCGTGCTTCAGAACAACGCATTTTCTTCCAGTGTGGAAGGCGTTCTGGAGGCATATGGACTTCCACACAAAGGGGAGTTTGATCCAACCACGATCATGTCGTTCTTCTATGTATTCTTCTTTGGAATGATGTTGTCGGACGCGGCGTATGGGGCGATCGTTGCCATTGCCTGTTTTGTGGCTCTTAAGAAATACCCGCGGATGAGCGCCAGCATGCACAAGTCGCTGAAGCTGTTTTTCTTCTGCGGATTATCCACCATCGTATGGGGAATCTTATTCTCCGGATATTTCGGCGATGCGGTAGACGTGATCGGAAGAACCTTCTTTGGCGTAGAGGTGACGGTGCCGCCGTTGTGGTTCGCGCCTTTGAACAACCCGATGAAGCTTCTGATCTATTCCATGGCGTTTGGTCTGGTGCATTTGTTTGTGGGCCTTGGGATTAAGGGATATATGCAGATCAAGGATAAACAGTATCTGGATTTCTTCTGTGACGTAGTCCTGTGGTACATTTTCCTGATCGGCCTGATCCTGATGCTGATCCCGTCGGATATCTTTGCATCCATCGCGCAGATGACGGTGGTATTCCCGCCGGCATTGAATACATTGGCGAAGGTGCTGGCTGTCATCGGAGCGGTGGGACTTCTCCTGATGAGCGGCCGGTCAAGCAAGAATCCGGTGCTTCGGATCGCGCTTGGAGCGTACGACATCTATAACATTACCGGATGGCTCAGTGATGTGTTATCCTACTCCCGTCTTCTGGCCCTGGGCCTTGCGACCGGAGTTATCGCGTCCGTAGTTAATCAGATGGGAAGCATGTTCGGAGGCGGTGTGGTCGGAGCGATCCTGTTCGCGCTGGTCTTTGTAGTGGGA
This window of the Massilistercora timonensis genome carries:
- a CDS encoding VanW family protein; translated protein: MADRIRQRRQHHRKLAKKRRKRAQVLFGLVLVCAALAFGITYLMLYRSVSKYPDQIICDHVYIGAMDASGMTKKEALQALKEHLAEDRSKTVTLRVGEENAQATLEEMGISYQNMEKTVDKAVSYGKDGGVFSRYMKLRKLKKEKVVISENIRVDQEQATAILKERVVPIADHAQDAAITRTGTGFSIEEEKEGTTVDVEKSIAALEEYLNSGWNHKDFTKEMILKKEEPKIKAADLESIQDELGTFSTDAGGGERWKNLETAAGKLNGMILMPGDEVSVHDATAPYDEEHGYVPAGSYENGQVVDTYGGGICQVSTTLYNALLYAELEIVERYPHSMMVNYVDPSRDAAIAGDTKDLTFKNNQETPIYIEGGIDDSNQLHFTIYGKETRDENRSVEFVSETLAEEEYEVKYEEDPSAPLGSVSYEGSPHTGKSARLWKVVSENGKEVEREIVNNSHYNKSDQIIKIGTKSDNASAAAAVRSAIATQDYSKIMAAIG
- a CDS encoding V-type ATP synthase subunit I; translated protein: MAVLQMQRISICALKKDRKAILEKIQSMGIMEMNQIAEDEEGFEKMDTLSARQRFEKMASLSENALDILDIYAPEKKSMFAGLEGKKLVDSGQFTKITDRKDAILEEAEHLVACNKEIAEHRAEITKLENQIEALAPWLKLDVPMNLKGTGKTEMLLGTMPGETPLDAVYEKIAEGSPETEAVDVQIIHSDQDATYLAVLCLKKDATAVEEALRAAGFARPSQTADEVPARKTEELKGQIGQLDQKIEEIEEEIKACAKDREDLRVVGDYYRMRAKKYEVLGTLPQSQRTFVISGYVPRKAAPAIEKAIGEHYDCVIDLDELKEDEEPPTVLQNNAFSSSVEGVLEAYGLPHKGEFDPTTIMSFFYVFFFGMMLSDAAYGAIVAIACFVALKKYPRMSASMHKSLKLFFFCGLSTIVWGILFSGYFGDAVDVIGRTFFGVEVTVPPLWFAPLNNPMKLLIYSMAFGLVHLFVGLGIKGYMQIKDKQYLDFFCDVVLWYIFLIGLILMLIPSDIFASIAQMTVVFPPALNTLAKVLAVIGAVGLLLMSGRSSKNPVLRIALGAYDIYNITGWLSDVLSYSRLLALGLATGVIASVVNQMGSMFGGGVVGAILFALVFVVGHLMNLAINLLGAYVHTNRLQFVEFFGKFYEGGGRPFEPFKTDTKYVDIKEES
- a CDS encoding tRNA (cytidine(34)-2'-O)-methyltransferase, with protein sequence MLNIVLHEPEIPANTGNIGRTCVATGTRLHLIEPLGFRLNEKNLKRAGMDYWEDLDVRTYIDYQDFLEKNPGAKIYMATTKAERAYTEVSYEPDCYIMFGKESAGIPEEILVDHRKTCIRIPMAGGIRSLNLANSVAVVLYEALRQNQFPGMELSGHLHRLEW
- a CDS encoding AIR synthase-related protein; amino-acid sequence: MRDRVLSQELAIGYGTTEKSGLYAVVTAVNAVMAAGAGSVRARVRIECPEGTEKARIYGMMKPIRAFCRREGITLIEDGIRISPAVSRAVTVAAAAGVKERDKEVKEPGAGKDILLTSWVGLGGTVQALWERREGLEKRFPPGFLRQAGEMEAGLFAGREAALAWERGAGYVQAVGEGGVKAALWEMAKVLECGVDVDLKALPIRQETVEICEYLGLNPYQLSSTGSLLITAPEGEALAGELAAAGIPAAVVGTLTDNNDKILRSGEEVQYLDRPAPDEIRKIYT